The following proteins are co-located in the Synechococcus sp. PROS-U-1 genome:
- a CDS encoding FAD-dependent oxidoreductase → MTPADHPATLVLGGGLMGLAVAHQLARRGQHVTVISRRRSEAAGFVAAGMLAPHAEGLSGTLLQLGQASLEQIPRWVAQIERDSGLGCGLRTSGIVVPFRTAAERDAYPTAHLGQTLDRAGLEQEIPDLGPEWTTGLLFEQDGQIDNRRQLMRALERACVSLGVQFMEGAEVLNLLQGERGQLSGVALRSAEGEQQQLHCRQAVLCSGAWSQQLVPQLPVFPVKGQMLSLQGPRDALKRVIFGPGTYLVPREDGLIVVGATSERDAAFAEGLTPDGQKQLQQGIAALLPIATGWPPMERWWGFRPCTPDEGPLLGPGPIPGLWLACGHHRNGVLLAAITAELTASSLQDAPLPADNVALLKNFHWSRF, encoded by the coding sequence ATGACTCCTGCAGACCATCCAGCCACGCTTGTGCTGGGGGGTGGCTTGATGGGCCTGGCGGTGGCCCATCAGTTGGCCCGTCGCGGACAGCACGTGACCGTGATCAGCCGCCGCCGCAGCGAAGCGGCCGGATTTGTGGCTGCCGGCATGCTGGCTCCTCATGCCGAAGGCCTCAGCGGCACCCTGCTGCAGCTCGGCCAGGCCAGCCTGGAGCAGATTCCACGCTGGGTGGCGCAGATTGAACGAGACAGCGGTCTTGGCTGCGGCCTGCGCACCAGCGGCATTGTGGTGCCGTTCCGAACAGCGGCAGAGCGCGACGCTTACCCCACAGCCCACCTAGGGCAAACCTTGGACCGCGCCGGCCTGGAACAGGAGATCCCGGACTTAGGTCCGGAGTGGACCACTGGATTGCTGTTCGAACAGGACGGGCAGATCGACAACCGCCGGCAACTGATGCGGGCGCTGGAGCGCGCCTGTGTCTCCCTGGGCGTGCAGTTCATGGAAGGCGCCGAGGTGTTGAACCTGCTCCAAGGGGAGCGTGGGCAACTCAGTGGTGTCGCACTGCGCAGTGCGGAGGGGGAGCAGCAGCAGCTGCACTGCCGACAAGCGGTGCTCTGCAGTGGTGCTTGGAGCCAACAACTGGTGCCACAACTCCCTGTGTTCCCGGTGAAAGGCCAGATGCTCTCGCTGCAAGGCCCGCGGGACGCCCTGAAGCGGGTGATCTTTGGCCCAGGCACGTACCTCGTCCCCCGAGAGGACGGATTGATCGTGGTGGGTGCCACAAGTGAACGGGATGCAGCCTTCGCCGAAGGACTGACCCCCGATGGGCAAAAGCAACTCCAACAGGGCATTGCAGCGTTGCTACCGATCGCAACCGGCTGGCCACCAATGGAACGCTGGTGGGGCTTCCGGCCCTGCACGCCGGATGAAGGGCCTCTGCTTGGCCCTGGCCCGATCCCTGGCTTATGGCTGGCCTGCGGACATCACCGCAATGGGGTGCTGCTTGCGGCGATCACTGCAGAGCTCACAGCCTCCAGCCTGCAGGACGCCCCCCTACCAGCAGACAACGTCGCCCTGCTCAAGAACTTTCACTGGAGCCGATTTTGA
- a CDS encoding CHASE2 domain-containing protein: protein MRFNERLRDGLIQGGIVGAAALLLGGLATTGISESIDLLLYDAVISLRATDSAQRHPVTIAGIDEGDISHYGWPIDDAVLCRAISNAVEAKASAIGLDLYRDQGIGEQQTCLRALIQRHPKVVAIFNAAEGIQAPPGTPPEQQAFNDLVVDADGVIRRDLVHVSGQDDATVSLPVRLVETSNLQPDLLDALRSPQRAERLGPWLLPHSGGYRDLDAAGYQRLLPFQQPGSFRTISLRALANGEAKTMEQLRGEIVLMGSTAPSLRDLFEIPQSRFIRTERQLRMPGVEVHALRVAALLNGLSEPWSLKTLPPWSDRGLELLAILTGIYLGESFRKLRQSITVTAVLTAAVASSGIALLWMQGLWIGLTLPVISLPVMAGVGWLRRGALHQRQKQQIERLLGQTTSPAVASQLWDQRDALLRDGQFEGKQVDATVLFTDTQDFTSISEQLAPADLLLWLNRGMALLVKEITDHGGIINKFTGDGLLAVFGAPISQGKAVDARHAIDAALAIAARLEQLNRELSREEAPPMRIRIGIHSGPLIAGSMGSSTRLEYTVMGDTVNCASRLESLARVPSDHVCRTLFSRQTLQQCANDDLIWHSVGRFHVKGRQQVVDVLELNGVKPGTAFRTGNAPADDPAKS from the coding sequence TTGAGGTTCAACGAGCGCCTGCGCGATGGCCTGATCCAGGGCGGCATCGTCGGCGCCGCAGCTCTGCTCCTGGGGGGACTGGCCACAACCGGGATCAGCGAATCGATCGATCTGCTGCTCTACGACGCCGTCATCAGCCTCAGGGCCACTGACTCCGCCCAACGGCACCCGGTGACCATCGCTGGAATCGATGAGGGAGACATCAGCCACTACGGATGGCCCATCGACGATGCCGTGCTGTGTCGCGCCATCAGCAATGCAGTAGAAGCCAAGGCCAGTGCGATTGGCCTTGATCTCTATCGCGACCAAGGCATCGGGGAGCAACAAACGTGCCTCCGCGCGTTGATCCAACGACACCCCAAGGTCGTTGCCATCTTCAATGCAGCAGAGGGCATCCAAGCTCCTCCAGGCACACCGCCTGAGCAGCAGGCGTTCAATGACCTGGTGGTGGATGCCGATGGCGTGATCCGGCGCGACCTGGTCCATGTGAGCGGGCAAGACGACGCCACCGTGAGCCTGCCGGTTCGTCTGGTGGAGACATCGAATCTTCAACCCGACCTTCTCGATGCCCTGAGGTCTCCGCAGAGGGCCGAACGGCTCGGGCCCTGGCTGCTACCGCATTCCGGGGGCTACCGAGACCTTGATGCCGCGGGCTATCAGCGGCTGCTTCCGTTTCAACAACCCGGCAGCTTCCGCACCATCAGCCTGCGGGCTCTGGCCAATGGAGAGGCCAAAACAATGGAGCAGCTGAGGGGTGAGATCGTGCTGATGGGCAGCACAGCCCCCAGCCTCCGTGATCTGTTCGAGATTCCGCAGAGCCGCTTCATCCGAACAGAACGTCAACTCCGCATGCCCGGCGTCGAGGTGCATGCGCTGCGGGTCGCAGCACTTCTGAATGGCCTGAGTGAGCCGTGGTCGCTCAAAACGCTGCCGCCTTGGAGCGATCGTGGCCTGGAACTGCTCGCGATCCTGACCGGGATCTACCTCGGCGAAAGCTTCCGCAAGCTTCGGCAAAGCATCACGGTCACCGCTGTCCTCACCGCAGCAGTGGCGAGCAGCGGCATCGCCTTGCTCTGGATGCAGGGGCTATGGATCGGCCTCACCCTTCCGGTGATCTCACTACCCGTCATGGCGGGGGTGGGTTGGCTGCGACGCGGTGCCCTGCATCAAAGGCAGAAACAACAAATCGAACGGCTCTTGGGGCAAACCACTTCCCCTGCAGTCGCCTCTCAGTTGTGGGATCAACGCGACGCGCTGCTGCGCGATGGTCAATTTGAAGGCAAACAGGTGGACGCCACCGTGTTGTTCACAGACACGCAGGATTTCACCAGCATTTCGGAACAGCTCGCCCCCGCCGATCTCCTGCTGTGGCTCAATCGCGGCATGGCCCTGCTGGTGAAAGAAATCACCGACCACGGCGGCATCATTAACAAGTTCACCGGCGATGGTCTCCTGGCGGTGTTCGGTGCACCGATCAGCCAGGGCAAGGCCGTGGATGCTCGTCACGCGATTGATGCTGCCCTGGCGATTGCCGCTCGGCTTGAGCAACTCAACCGTGAACTCAGCAGGGAAGAGGCACCCCCCATGCGCATTCGGATCGGCATCCATTCAGGCCCACTCATCGCCGGCTCGATGGGCAGCAGCACACGGCTGGAATACACCGTGATGGGAGACACGGTGAACTGCGCATCGCGGCTGGAAAGCCTGGCCCGGGTGCCCAGCGACCATGTCTGCCGCACGCTGTTCAGTCGGCAAACTCTGCAGCAGTGTGCGAACGATGACCTGATCTGGCACTCGGTAGGTCGGTTTCATGTGAAAGGACGCCAACAGGTCGTGGACGTGCTCGAACTAAACGGCGTGAAACCCGGTACAGCCTTCAGAACAGGCAACGCACCGGCAGACGATCCGGCCAAGAGCTGA
- a CDS encoding CHAT domain-containing protein has product MLNRLTTLSLAVALGSGLLVSGGPSHGQTSPELTKKVLQMERDREKEFEDYFGEDLASVSKTADETAADLERLSAETGTRSALLYVIPRKTHLHLVLIPPSGTPIVKDFYDVTDPELFAVSGQFHKGILRMDAAQSQTSGQQLYDWIIKPYEQELAAAEIDLLLFCLGDGVKDLALPALSNDGTYLIETYAMARIPAFNLIETNYKPFKSGQLLAMGASQFQDPSIPALPGTKKEIAGLSKSLSSTGQGQWGVTRLENQAFTQTRINQNLSKQPFSALHVSTHAQFQPGKVEASYIQLWDQKLTLKALNAIDWDQSKADLIVLSACQTALGDTDAANGFAGLALKAGVPSAIGTLWSINDQSTTNLMKAFYSELPESRTKAQALQSAQVAAIRGSGSSIAMKSPYYWAGFSLISTPW; this is encoded by the coding sequence ATGCTCAACAGGTTGACAACCCTTTCACTGGCAGTTGCCTTGGGATCTGGCTTGCTGGTGAGTGGCGGCCCGAGCCACGGTCAAACCTCTCCCGAGTTGACCAAGAAAGTGCTGCAGATGGAACGGGATCGCGAAAAGGAATTTGAGGATTACTTCGGCGAAGACCTTGCCTCGGTCAGCAAAACCGCTGATGAAACCGCCGCCGACCTGGAACGCCTCAGTGCCGAGACCGGCACCCGCTCAGCCCTGCTGTACGTGATTCCGCGGAAGACCCATCTGCACCTGGTGCTGATCCCCCCCAGCGGGACACCAATCGTGAAGGACTTTTACGACGTCACCGACCCGGAGCTCTTCGCCGTCTCTGGACAGTTTCACAAGGGCATCCTGCGGATGGATGCGGCCCAGAGCCAAACCAGCGGCCAACAGCTTTATGACTGGATCATCAAGCCCTATGAGCAGGAGCTGGCTGCTGCCGAGATCGATCTGCTGCTGTTCTGCCTCGGCGACGGGGTCAAGGATCTAGCCCTACCGGCCCTATCGAACGACGGCACCTATCTGATCGAGACCTATGCCATGGCGCGGATCCCCGCGTTCAACCTGATTGAGACGAACTACAAGCCGTTCAAGAGCGGCCAACTGCTGGCCATGGGAGCCAGTCAATTTCAGGATCCATCGATTCCAGCCTTACCAGGCACAAAGAAGGAAATCGCCGGGCTCAGCAAAAGCCTTAGCTCCACAGGCCAAGGCCAATGGGGCGTCACCCGTCTGGAGAACCAGGCCTTCACGCAAACACGGATCAACCAAAACCTGTCGAAGCAACCCTTCTCGGCACTGCACGTGAGCACCCACGCGCAATTCCAACCCGGCAAGGTCGAAGCCTCCTACATCCAACTGTGGGATCAGAAACTGACACTCAAGGCCCTCAATGCGATCGACTGGGACCAATCCAAAGCGGATCTGATCGTTCTCAGTGCCTGTCAAACCGCTCTGGGAGACACCGATGCTGCCAATGGCTTTGCAGGACTCGCCCTCAAGGCTGGCGTTCCATCCGCCATCGGCACGCTTTGGTCGATCAACGATCAATCGACCACAAATTTGATGAAGGCCTTCTACAGCGAACTGCCCGAAAGCCGGACCAAAGCACAGGCCCTTCAATCAGCCCAAGTGGCGGCAATCCGCGGTTCTGGCAGCTCAATCGCCATGAAATCTCCCTACTACTGGGCAGGCTTCAGCCTGATCAGCACACCGTGGTGA
- the ndk gene encoding nucleoside-diphosphate kinase, with protein MAERTFIAIKPDGVQRGLVGEILGRFERKGFKLVGLKQITPSRALAEQHYGVHKERPFFAGLVDFITSGPVVAMVWEGDGVIASARKLIGATKPLEAEPGTIRGDLAINIGRNVIHGSDAAETAAFEIGLWFDASELNDWTPSDQTWRVES; from the coding sequence ATGGCCGAACGCACGTTCATCGCCATTAAGCCCGACGGCGTCCAGCGTGGTCTGGTGGGCGAGATCCTCGGCCGCTTTGAGCGCAAGGGATTCAAGCTTGTGGGTCTGAAGCAGATCACCCCCAGCCGTGCCCTCGCTGAACAGCATTACGGCGTCCACAAGGAGCGTCCCTTCTTTGCTGGCCTCGTCGACTTCATCACATCTGGCCCTGTCGTGGCCATGGTCTGGGAAGGCGATGGCGTCATCGCCAGTGCCCGCAAGCTGATCGGTGCCACCAAGCCCCTCGAGGCCGAGCCCGGCACCATTCGCGGCGACCTGGCCATCAACATCGGCCGCAATGTCATCCATGGGTCCGATGCCGCCGAAACCGCTGCGTTTGAAATTGGTCTTTGGTTCGATGCCTCTGAGCTGAACGATTGGACCCCTTCCGACCAGACTTGGCGCGTCGAGTCCTGA